In Aureibaculum algae, the following are encoded in one genomic region:
- a CDS encoding cold-shock protein encodes MIKKLINKLFNINNNKIEIMKEGTVKFFNSAKGFGFIKVKDSDEEIFVHTSNLIDDIREDDHVQFEVEQGDKGLSAVKVSLV; translated from the coding sequence ATGATAAAAAAATTAATAAATAAATTATTTAATATTAATAATAATAAAATAGAAATAATGAAAGAAGGTACCGTAAAGTTTTTTAACAGTGCAAAAGGATTTGGATTTATAAAAGTAAAAGATTCTGATGAGGAAATATTTGTACATACCTCAAATCTTATTGACGATATAAGAGAAGATGACCACGTTCAGTTTGAAGTAGAGCAAGGAGATAAAGGGCTTAGTGCTGTAAAAGTAAGTTTAGTTTAA
- a CDS encoding fatty acid desaturase family protein, giving the protein MVTKTVVMLTLFFIPLLLLSTGVVTSTAMLFAAYLVSGLGMAGIGMGVMHDAIHGSYSKNKTINTILGYSFNLIGANAAVWKIQHNVLHHTFTNIDEADDDINTPFFLRFSPHAKHHWLHQYQHIYIWFFYGMSTIFWITSKDFASLKRYKNMGFLNKKNEYKKALVSMTAWKLIYYSYALVLPLIMIPLAWWIILLAFLSMHFVTGLLVSTVFQIAHIMPDNEFPLPDEKGTMKEEWHRHQFETTTNFSPNSKVLFWLIGGLNHQIEHHLLPDVCHIHYRDITKIVADTAKEFNMPYHVQSSFFQAIRVHLKMLRFLGKRPSLSVAYK; this is encoded by the coding sequence ATGGTTACCAAAACCGTTGTGATGTTAACCTTGTTTTTTATCCCCTTATTATTGTTAAGTACAGGTGTGGTTACATCAACAGCGATGTTATTTGCAGCATATTTAGTATCAGGTTTGGGAATGGCAGGTATTGGCATGGGTGTTATGCATGATGCCATCCACGGATCATACTCAAAAAATAAAACGATCAATACCATATTAGGGTATTCTTTCAATCTTATTGGGGCAAATGCTGCAGTATGGAAAATTCAACATAATGTGTTGCATCATACATTTACCAATATTGATGAAGCTGATGATGATATTAATACACCATTTTTTCTACGATTTTCTCCGCATGCCAAACACCATTGGCTGCATCAATATCAACATATTTATATTTGGTTTTTTTATGGAATGTCTACCATATTTTGGATTACCTCTAAAGATTTTGCAAGTTTAAAACGCTATAAAAACATGGGCTTTTTGAATAAAAAAAATGAATATAAAAAAGCATTAGTAAGCATGACGGCTTGGAAACTGATTTATTATTCATATGCTTTAGTCTTGCCGTTGATTATGATTCCTTTAGCCTGGTGGATTATCTTATTGGCATTTTTAAGCATGCATTTTGTAACCGGACTCTTGGTAAGTACCGTTTTTCAGATTGCTCATATTATGCCAGACAACGAGTTTCCACTACCCGATGAAAAAGGGACAATGAAAGAAGAGTGGCACAGACATCAATTTGAAACAACTACTAATTTTTCTCCAAATAGTAAAGTTTTATTTTGGTTGATTGGCGGCTTAAATCACCAAATAGAACATCATTTACTGCCAGATGTATGCCATATACATTATAGAGATATAACAAAAATAGTAGCCGATACAGCCAAAGAATTTAACATGCCTTATCATGTGCAAAGCAGTTTCTTTCAGGCCATTCGAGTGCACTTAAAGATGCTTCGGTTTTTGGGAAAAAGACCATCACTCAGTGTCGCCTATAAATAA
- a CDS encoding cold-shock protein, with the protein MSKGTVKFFNDSKGFGFITEEGVDKDHFVHISGLIDEVNEGDEVEFDLEEGKKGLNAVNVKVI; encoded by the coding sequence ATGAGTAAAGGAACAGTAAAATTTTTCAATGATTCTAAAGGATTTGGATTTATCACAGAAGAAGGTGTAGATAAAGATCATTTTGTACACATTTCTGGATTAATAGATGAAGTAAACGAAGGAGACGAAGTTGAATTTGATTTAGAAGAAGGAAAAAAAGGATTAAATGCAGTAAACGTAAAAGTTATCTAA
- a CDS encoding universal stress protein, translating to MKTIIHATDFSENAIAALKYAHALSSKLNANLLVVHVFDYPTIFDTEVEEPVPDFEKVAYQNNKELLVEYCTKHLGNDLERMNVRTEAIENMSVTKAVIAKVVEVDAFLLVTGMKGTSAFKEFIMGNTTKQLIKKAPCPVLAIPEDATHKDINTIVYATDFEYKDLQAILTLVEIAKPYNAEIRVVHISPSEEFDPMIRLQEFEDHINDKVDYPNIIYENIPSDHTFEDLKLYLGEVNVDIIAVLKRKSKGLFKQLFHHDLVIKMESYGRLPLLSFNKTYY from the coding sequence ATGAAAACAATTATTCACGCTACCGACTTTTCAGAGAATGCGATTGCTGCATTAAAATATGCTCATGCACTAAGCTCTAAATTAAATGCCAATTTATTAGTTGTTCATGTCTTTGATTATCCTACTATTTTTGATACAGAAGTCGAAGAGCCCGTGCCTGACTTTGAAAAAGTGGCATATCAAAACAACAAAGAGCTTCTCGTTGAATATTGCACAAAACATTTGGGAAATGATTTAGAACGCATGAATGTAAGAACAGAGGCAATTGAAAATATGTCCGTTACAAAAGCTGTGATTGCAAAAGTGGTAGAAGTAGATGCTTTTCTGTTGGTTACTGGAATGAAAGGTACCAGTGCATTCAAAGAATTTATCATGGGTAATACCACAAAACAGCTTATAAAAAAAGCTCCTTGCCCTGTGTTGGCTATTCCTGAAGACGCCACACATAAAGACATCAATACCATAGTATATGCAACCGATTTTGAATATAAAGATTTACAAGCAATTCTTACCTTAGTAGAAATTGCTAAACCATATAATGCGGAAATTAGGGTGGTACACATTTCTCCTTCAGAAGAGTTTGACCCAATGATCCGTCTTCAAGAATTTGAAGATCATATTAACGACAAAGTAGATTACCCAAATATTATTTATGAAAACATTCCTTCAGACCATACTTTTGAAGATTTAAAACTTTATTTGGGAGAAGTAAATGTGGATATTATTGCGGTTCTAAAACGTAAAAGTAAAGGACTGTTTAAACAATTATTCCACCACGACTTAGTCATTAAAATGGAGTCTTATGGTAGACTTCCTCTATTAAGTTTTAACAAAACCTACTACTAA
- a CDS encoding 5' nucleotidase, NT5C type codes for MTIFVDMDDVIADTYGKHIELYNKEHEKELSVNQISSGEVWQNVPEIHVESIRAHVVMPGFFRDLDVIEHSQEVMKALYDKHEVYIATAATQFPSSLKEKSDWLDEHFPFITWQHRIMCGHKFILKGDLLIDDRTYNLEKFDGDTLLFNSPHNSHDNGFTRVASWLEIAERLL; via the coding sequence ATGACAATTTTTGTAGACATGGATGATGTGATAGCCGATACTTATGGCAAACACATAGAGTTGTATAATAAAGAACATGAAAAAGAATTAAGTGTAAACCAAATTTCTTCAGGTGAAGTCTGGCAAAATGTACCAGAAATACATGTGGAAAGTATTAGAGCACATGTGGTAATGCCTGGCTTTTTTAGGGATTTAGACGTAATTGAACATAGTCAAGAGGTAATGAAGGCCTTGTACGACAAACATGAGGTGTACATTGCAACAGCGGCTACTCAGTTCCCTAGCTCATTAAAAGAAAAAAGTGATTGGTTAGATGAGCATTTTCCATTCATTACATGGCAGCATCGTATTATGTGTGGTCATAAATTTATTCTTAAAGGTGATTTATTAATTGATGATAGAACCTATAATTTAGAAAAATTTGACGGTGATACCTTGCTTTTTAACTCACCACATAATAGTCATGATAATGGTTTTACACGAGTTGCTTCATGGTTAGAAATAGCCGAACGTTTATTGTAG